The nucleotide sequence GTCCAGGGAGCCACCATCGAGGTACTTGCCCTGTACATCGGAGGCATTAATGACTGCAGTAATTGCGTCTTGCATGATTTGATTCCTTAAATGTTCTTACTTGCGTTAAAAACGTCGTAGCACTCTGCAGGTTTACTGCATTGCACCAACGACATAGTCAAAGTAAGCAGAAGCTTCAGCTGCATCTTCACTAGACAACAAACCAGAAGCAACCGCCTTCATGCAGCGAACAGATTCTGCGACTGCAGGAATGGGAGTGCCGAGGGAGTTGTACATTTCGCGCACGCCAACCAAGCCGATTTCTTCAATCGGGGTGACATCGCCTGCAACCACTCCGTAGGTGATGAGACGCAGGTAATAGTCCATGTCACGCAAGCAAGTTGCAGTCATTTCTTCGCCATATGCATTTCCACCAGGGGAAACTACATCAGGGCGCTTTTGGAAAAGTTGATCGCCAGCTTGCTTAACGATGCGCTCACGCGACTCAGTCAAAACCTGGGCGATCCGCAGACGCTTTTCACCAGAAGTCACAAAGGACTTAATACGGTCTAATTCGCCGGGGCTGAGGTAACGGGCCTCTGCATCGGCGTTCACGATGGATTTCGTGACAATGCTCATTGGATGGATTCCTCCGAAAAATGTAACCAGATATCAAATCAATAGCTGGTAATCACTGAATCTAAATAGCCAGCAATGACTCTAAAAGAGTCAGTGAAAATCACCTTTGCCGACTTGAAATTTGAGCCCATTAACTGGCAGCTTGACAGCAAACGATGCTTTACTTTGCCGAGAGTGACAATGTTTCGCAAAATTCTCGCTTACTACGCGGAGCCGTTAAGTGATGGGCACCTTCCCGAATTATTGTCCGGTATTAGACTCGCCTTCTTGGATGAGCGAAACATTTTGTAACAGTCTTACTCATCTTCTCAAAGCCTTACCCAAAGCAGCTTTTAAAGTACACAGACAGAGACGACCACCCACTAAATAGGTAACCATCTCTGTCAAAAAGTCAATCACTCAGATGAGCTGAGATCACGAGTTAACCCACATTTCTTCACAGCTAGCTCCTCAACTTACTTAGGCCGATTCAGCGCAAGGCTGATATCAACCTAAGCAAGTTTCAAGGTAGATACAGCTGCCCCTAAACAGGCTCGAAACTGGGCACAACCAGCTCTTTATTTTGCTTAGTCAACTGGTTGTACAGCCGCTCAGTATTGGGGAAGTTGGCTGCTGGCAACGTGGGGAAGCGCCGATAAGGAACGGTATCTTCACCAAAACACTCAGCATACTCAGGACTGCTCAGCATCTCCTGAATAAAGCCCCTCAGACCTTGAGTCGCCAGAATTTGGTTGTACTTGCGAATCTCGCTCTGATCCACCGGTGCGCGACCTAGGAAGTGCTTGGTTCCCAACTCAATCACCTTGGTGTTGGGATAAGGAGCGTAAAACTCACGCAGATACAGCTGCGAACATCCCAGCCCTTCAATGAATTCTTTCAGGTTGATTTCACCGTTACTGAGTTTACTTTCGAGCGCCGTAAACTCGTTTTGCACCACGTAAGGCGCAACGTCACGCTCAAAAATTTGCCGATAGGCAGCTTGAACAATCACTTTCAACGCTGGCTTATCAGCCAAATTGGTGAGCTTGAAGATCTTAGTCTCTTGACGCTGACGGCTAACGCCTTGAGCCACCCGCATTTGCAAGTCGGGCTGTGAGCGATCGCTATTAACTTGCCCAAGTTCAACAAACCGAGGCGTCGATTCTGGCATGTTTTGAGCCATACCGCGATCGGCCATTGTCGTCGCCCGCATAGTCCGCATCGACAACCCAGCAGGAGTCAAATAACGCTCGTAGGGAATCGTATCTTCCCCAAAAGCATCATTGTATTCTTGGCTGTCAATAATGGCGTCGACCAACGCATAAAAGCCCTTCTTCGCACAGATGTCGAAATATTTGTTGGTCTCTTGACGACCATAAGTAGGCCGACCCAGCAAACGTCGATGGATATATTCAACCGCCTTCATCACATATAGAGAAGACCAATACATCTTGCGGAAGACTTCTGACTTCGCCAAGCTACGGATGAACTCACGAATCGTAATTTCACCATTTTCCAGCTTAATTTCTGCGGTCTTCAGTCGTTGCCCATCATACAAATCGCGGCCAAACACCTGACGATAAGCGGCATTGATCACCGCCTGCGTCGAACTTTCAGAGAACCGAACACTCGCCTGAGTATTCCCCGTAGCTGGCACTTGGTCTAGCTTAAAGACTTTCGGCCCCAAAGAACCTGGAGCTTTGGGCCGGGCCGCTGGGTTACTCAATTGATTGTCAATGCCTGCGCCACGCCGAATCAAGATACGACGAGTGTCCTTGTTGAAGAACGCGGGGGTCGCATCCGGATTACGGGTTTCCTTAGGAAAGATTGCGCCAAACTGAATTTCTAAGGGATCGTTACCAGAGCCGTAAACATGTTGATCCGGCAGAGGTTGGTCATAAGCCGCAAACAGCGTAATAAACTGAGGCACTTTGCGGAAAGGCGCACTGTAATTAAACAGATCAAACTGCGGTCCCCAGTTACGGCATTCCTGAGCCTCTTGACCTAAGCCTCGCAGATAGGGAACCGTCTCTTCTCCAAAGTAATCCGCGTACTCTCGTGAATCGACTAGGGCGTCAACCAACGCAGCTAAACCACCCTTAGAAACAACAGAGAAGTACTCCTGAACTTCTTCTCGAGAGCTCGGTGCTCGACCCAGAATATGGCGGAACGCCAATTCAAGAGCACGACTATTAATGTAGGGCTCAAAAAAGTTCTTGCGATACAAAGGAGACTTACACAGGCGACGAATAAACTCTTTCATCGAGATCTCGCCATTCTTAACCTTAGACTCTAGGTCACTAAGGTTAAGCGAGTATGCACGAGTGATATCTCGTTCAAAGACCTGACGATATGCCGCTTTGACAACCGCTTGCTTTTCCAAAATGGAAAGTCCCGGCTTCATTGCGAACTTAGGCCGCCGTTCCGCTGCATTGAAATAGATCTGAGGTAGTTCTAAACCTTGCTGATCATTGGAAGGTCGCTGCCGCAACTTATTCGAAGGGGTTGGAGCCTTGAACTCACTCAGGAGAACATCAAAGTATTGAGAAACAATCTCGGATGCTTCTTCATCGCTACGGAAATAGCGCAAAGCCGCAAACCGCATGGTTTGAATGGCCACAATTGTGGCAGCAGTCGAACACGCATTTTCAATAATTTCGCGCAGACCGCGAACATTGACCGAGATGATGTTGGGATCACCAGCCACGATCGCATAACTGAGGTATCGCAGAAACCAGCTCATATCCCGCAGCGACTTCTGCATATTGCTAGGGCCGTAGCGAGAAACATTAATCGGACGAAAACCCGGTGGAATCGGTCCAGTAGGCGTTCCAACGCTAAAAATTGACCGCAATCCTTCAAAGATTCCGCCACCATCGTCATCAACGTATGTAGCAGTTCCCAGTTTGGTCGCCGCTGCCGCATCCATGACTTCGCCGCCCATAGTCATCTGAGGGGCATCATTTTCAGGTGGACGTTCCAAATAAGAGAGCGGTGAACCGCCTGTGAAGATCCGGTTAGCGGCTTGCGACACAATCAATTCGGAGTATCGAGTCAGCGCCTCAGCGATCGCGATCCGCTTACCTCCCGAATTAAAGAAACTAACAAGTTCCTGCAATTCTCCCTTACTCATATAGCGGTCTTGTTGTTCCGCTTGGGAGATAGTCGCGACTGGCAGCGTTTGGTACAGCTGGGGGCGCGCCACAACGCTCCCGCCACTAGCTTTTAGAGTCATCCTTTCTCAACGGCTCCCTACTCAACCTTCAAAAACAGATTGTGCCAGGCGCTCAAGTCCACAGCATTCACAGTGGCAGAAGCGAACCTAGCGGCGATCAAAAGCAATATAAATCTGGCGTATCAACCAAACAGTCGATCAATTCAGATTTCAGATTAAAACGATTTGGGATAGAAACTATTCAATGTTAAAAACTGTGTAACATCGACAGGTTCGTCGCCATTCGTAATCCTACAAGGCCCAGCGCCAAAAGATTAGAAACATGTAAAGCTCTGTAACTTTCGAGACTGACTACTGCCAGCCATCAAGGAACCGATATGAGCGCCATCGACGCTGAGGACACTCTGGATAAGCTCGGAAAAGCGATTCAGTCAATCAAGACAATAAGTGCATTGCTTCGAGAGAATTCAGATTCTGCAGTGGTCTGAATATATTCAAAACGTTCCTGCATATGCCCAAGACACCATGGATAAAGCTCAAGAGCTAGATTCGATGAACACCTGTCAAGGTTTGGGACGTCTCTTTACTCTGACATGCTAGGCAGCTTTGTGATGAAGTCAGATCAGCAAACCTCAAGGTCTTTGCGAAGGGTTTGGTCTTCCAACCACACTAAATTCATAAATCACCTGCCCTACGCTACTCTGTCCTTCGTATGTGCCATTCGGATGCACTGTAGAGTGGCTCGCCATAGACATAATTGAATTCTGACAACGCCTAACACCAGTGCTCAAGCTGCATTGCAGCCAAATTCCATACATTTTCGAGCCGATTTCGCATATCGCAAAAATTAAAGAATATTACCGTGATATGATCTGCCATGGCTTAGAACACGGCCCGAAAGCAGTGCTGCTAAGTCACATACTCTGAATTAGCCGGATGAGCTACGTGCAGATTCCCTCAAATTCTGAAATATCTGATGCAGCAGAAACCGAAACGCTCAACATTGATTCTTCCGGAGAAGACTCAATGGATAGCTTTTACAGGTTACAGGCGCAACTATTAAGGATCACAATCGCTTTCTCGGCGATTGTTTTCGTTGCCACTTGCTTCACTTACTCTTTGCACATCGGACTCAACTACCTGCTTGGCTCATGCACAGGCATGGTTTACTTGAGAATGTTGTCCAAAAATGTTGAAGCAATAGGAAGAAGCTCGACTCGGATATCTAGCAGTCGACTGGCTCTCGTGGCAGCCATGATTTTGGTCGCCAGTCAATGGAACCAACTTGAAGTAATGCCTGTCTTTTTAGGCTTTTTGACTTATAAGGCTGCTCTTATCGGATACACCATATGGGCAGTTGTTCCCGGAGAGAAGTAACCCCGCTACTTGTTGGCGATACTTCTCTGTATTAGTTATGAGAGTCTATCACTGTTTTTCTGGCAACCTTTTGTGCAAATCTTAAGAATGGCTTAGAGATGATTGATTTGATGACGACGCCATTGCTATTGGCTGAGCTGGAAGTTGGGGAACACTTTTATTGGAAAGTTGCAGGTCTCAGCATTCACGGCCAAGTCTTTATAACATCTTGGTTTGTCATTGCTTTGTTGCTCTTGTTTTCTGTTCTAGCAACTCGAAAAATCGAGCGGATTCCATCGGGATTGCAAAATTTTATGGAGTACGCGCTGGAGTACATTCGCGACTTGGCAAAGGGTCAAATTGGCGAAAAAGAGTATCGCCCTTGGGTTCCTTTTGTGGGAACCTTGTTTTTGTTCATTTTTGTCTCGAATTGGTCTGGGGCTTTGGTGCCTTGGAAGTTAATCCATCTCCCTGGTGGTGAATTAGCTGCTCCCACGAACGATATCAATACGACTGTGGCACTTGCTTTATTGACCTCGCTAGCGTACTTCTACGCTGGCTTCAGAAAGCGTGGTTTGGGGTACTTTGCTCGCTATATTGAGCCAACTCCTATCCTGTTGCCAATCAATATTTTGGAAGATTTCACCAAGCCTTTATCGCTAAGCTTCCGTCTCTTCGGGAATATTCTGGCAGATGAACTGGTAGTTGCTGTTTTGGTACTGTTAGTGCCTCTATTCGTGCCTTTACCGGTGATGGTTTTGGGTCTGTTTACTAGTGCCATCCAGGCACTGATTTTTGCGACCCTCGCTGCCGTTTACATTGGAGAAGCGATGGAAGGCCATGGTGAAGAAGAGCATGGATAGTTTACAGACTATCCAGATGATCCTAAGTTGATGCGTGGATTTTCAAGCGCAATATCAACAAGGCGGTCCTTGGGGCCACATTTAAGAGCGAGCCAGATGGTAAGTTCAATTCTGTAGTTGTTTAGTAGAACATCCACTCTTTGAGGTAAGGAAATGGAACCTATTGTTGCTGTTGCATCCGTTATTGCTGCTGCATTAGCTGTCGGACTAGCAGCTATTGGCCCAGGAATTGGTCAAGGTACTGCAGCCGGTCAAGCAGTAGAAGGTATTGCTCGCCAGCCCGAAGCTGAAGGCAAAATCCGCGGTACGTTACTGCTCTCGCTAGCATTCATGGAAGCACTGACCATCTACGGTCTTGTTGTTGCCCTGGTTTTGCTCTTCGCGAATCCTTTTAGCTAAGTGCTTTTGCTCCCAGCTGGAACAGTTCCCGTTTTGGCTGGGAGTGTTTTGACTTCGACTTTTTTTTGAATGACGACGCTGTAAGGTTTGAGTGCGATGAGTTGGACGTTGCTGCTAGCGGTTGAAGAGGGGGGTGGCCTTTTTGACATCAATGCCACACTTCCTTTGATGGCAATTCAGTTCCTGGTTTTGGCGGTAGTACTGAACAAGGTTTTCTACAAACCTTTGGGCGATGCCATTGATAGCAGGGACGGTTATGTAAATTCTAGTATTGTTGATGCCAAGGAAAAGTTGGCAAAAGCTGAGACAATAGCCCAGCAGTATGAGCAAGAGCTGGCTGAATCTCGTAGGCAGGCTCAAGCCATCATTGCCGAAGCGCAGATAGAAGCGGAGAAAGTTGCTAGTCAGCAAATTGCAGCGGCACAGCAAGAAGCTCAAGCCAGAAAAGAGCAAGTTCAGAAAGAAATTGATGCCGAAAAGGCTTCTGCTTTTGAAGTTTTAGAGGGTCAGGTTGCTGCTTTAACGAAGCAGATGTTGGACAAGCTTCTGAGTGCCGCTTGAGTTATTGGAACTTTGAAGCCTTTTAGATTTAACTGCGTGGATTGTGTAAGGGGTTATGAACCATGGATAGTCTGTCACTACTGGCAACCGAAGGAAGTGGCTTTGGTTTAAACTTTGACCTGCTGGAAACGAACTTAATAAACTTAGCCATTATTTGGGGAGTGCTGTTCTATTTTGGCAGCAAGTTTTTAGGGGGAACTCTGTCGACACGCCGAGCCACGATTGAGGAAGCTATTCGTGATGCAGAGCGTCGCCAGCAAGAAGCCAAACAAGCCTTAAGCAATCAACAAGCTAATCTCGAGCAGGCTCAATCGAAAGCAAAGGAAATTGTAGCCACAGCTAGAGAAAATGCGACTAAGGTGAGTGAGGACATTTTGGCTCAGGCAAAAGCCGAGGTTGAAAAGATGCAGGCTGCTGCAGATCAAGATGTTACTTTCCAACAGGAGAAAGTGATGAGAGAGTTAAGGCAGCGCATTGCTGAAATAGCTCTTGAGCGTGCTGAGGAGGAATTGCCTTCGCGATTGACTCCAGATCTTCAGACTGCTCTGGTCGATAAAAGTATTGCATTGCTAGGGGATTAATTAGGTATGAGTGCAACCACTATTTCTCTGGAAATCGCTGATCCTTATGCTCAGGCATTAATGGCTCTTGCTCAAGACCAGAATCTTGAAGATCAGTTCGGCGAAAGTGCACAAGAAATCTTAGATTTACTGTCTGCTTCTGAAGAGCTTGATCGGTTCCTGAGTAATCCTTTGGTAGCAGAGGAATCGAAAAAGGGAGTATTAGAGCAAATCTCAACCGACTTGAACCCACTCTTTAAGAACTTTTTGAAGTTGCTGGTGGATAAAGGTCGTATTGGATTCATTGCTCCAATCTTGAAACGCTATCAGGAGCTACTGCGTCAGTTAAGAAGAACTGTCCTAGCTGAGGTTACTGCGGCTGTCGAGTTGTCAGAGGCTCAGCAAGATCAGATTCGGCAGAAAGTAGTTGCGATGACTGATGCCCAGCACGTTGACTTAGCAGTCACTATTGACCCTACCTTATTGGGTGGAGTCATTATCAAGGTTGGTTCTCAGGTAGTGGATGCTAGTTTGCGCGGTCAGTTAAGGCGTTTAAGCATGCAGTTGATTTAAGAGACCCGACGGCAGTTTTACACTCGGCTTAAGTTGCTTTAAGCCTGTTTCAGTTTTTGTATCGTTTATTCAGTTCAGTAGAGCAATTCCAATGGTAGCTATCAGACCTGACGAGATCAGTAACATCATTAAGCAGCAAATTGAGCAGTATGACCAGTCTGTTCAAGTTTCTAATGTCGGCACCGTACTACAGGTAGGTGATGGTATTGCCCGCATTTATGGTCTTGAAAAAGCCATGGCAGGTGAGTTGCTAGAGTTCCAAGACGGAACCGTTGGCATTGCCTTGAACCTAGAAGAAGATAATGTCGGCGCGGTGCTCATGGGTGCTGGTTATGGCATTCAAGAAGGCAGTCCAGTGACCGCCACAGGAAAAATCAACTCAATTCCTGTTGGTGAGGCTTTGGTTGGGCGAGTAGTCGACGCTTTGGCTCGTCCTATTGATGGCAAAGGGGATATTCAAACCGATGAAACTCGACTCACTGAGTCCATGGCTCCTGGAATCATTGCTCGAAAGTCAGTCTGTGAACCCATGCAGACGGGCATCACCGCGATTGATGCCATGATTCCCATTGGTCGTGGCCAACGTGAGTTGATTATTGGCGATCGCCAGACCGGTAAAACGGCAGTGGCGATTGACACTATTTTGAACCAGAAGGGCGAAGACGTCATTTGTGTCTATGTTGCAGTTGGGCAAAAGGCTGCATCAGTGGCACAAGTTGTGAATACGCTGCAAGAGCGTGGGGCCATGGACTACACAATTGTTGTGGCGGCCAATGCTAGTGATCCCGCTCCGTTGCAGTATCTGGCACCCTATACAGGCGCGACCTTAGCCGAATACTTCATGTATAAGGGCAAGCATACCTTAGTGATTTACGATGACTTGTCTAAGCAAGCGCAAGCTTATCGCCAGATGTCGCTGTTGCTGCGTCGCCCACCCGGACGTGAAGCTTATCCTGGCGACGTGTTTTACTTGCACTCTCGTTTGTTAGAGCGGGCTGCTAAGCTCAGTGATGAGCTTGGCGGCGGTAGCATGACGGCTCTGCCAATCATCGAAACTCAAGCTGGCGACGTCTCCGCGTATATCCCAACGAACGTTATCTCGATTACTGACGGTCAAATCTTCTTATCATCTGACTTGTTTAACTCGGGCCTGCGCCCTGCAATCAATGCAGGGATTTCGGTATCCCGAGTCGGTGGGGCTGCTCAGATCAAGGCAATGAAGAAAGTCGCCGGTAAGTTAAAGCTGGAGCTAGCTCAATTTGACGAATTGCAGGCTTTTTCTCAGTTCGCATCTGATCTAGATAAAGCAACTCAAGATCAACTGGCGCGAGGGGTTCGCTTACGTGAGCTACTGAAGCAGCCTCAGAATTCACCTTTGCCTGTAGAAGAGCAAATTGCGATCATCTATGCCGGTATCAACGGATTATTAGACGATATTCCGGTCGATAAGATCACCGAGTTTTCTAAGCAGTTGAGAGACTATCTCAAGACTAGTAAGCCTCGTTATGCCGAGATTGTTAAGACTGAGAAGAAGCTCACTGATGAGCTGTTAGAAATTCTCAAAGGGGCCATTGAGGAAACTAAGCAAGCGTTCATGACAGCTGCTTAGAGTTGGAGATTTGCATCTGGTGATCAGATTCCTGGGTTTGGTCACTGGATGCTCCGTTGGTTAGGAAGGTAAAGGAATGGCTAACCTAAAAGCAATTCGAGATCGCATTAAGTCGGTAAAAAATACCCGCAAGATTACAGAAGCAATGCGTCTGGTCGCAACCGCTAAGGTGCGTCGGGCTCAAGAACAGGTGATTGCTACTCGTCCGTTTGCCGATCGCTTGGCTCAGGTCTTGCATGGTTTACAAACACGACTCAAGTTTGAAGACGTTGATTTGCCCCTGCTGCAAGAGCGTCCGGTAGAAAAAGTTGCATTGCTAGTTATTTCAGGCGATCGCGGTTTGTGTGGTGGCTATAACGGCAATGTCATTCGGCGAGCGGAAAAACGGGCTCAAGAACTTACTGGCAGCAACATTGAGTACACCTACATCTTGGTAGGTCGTAAGGCGGTTCAGTATTTTAATCGCCGAGAACAGCCGATTGATTCTAAGTTCACTGAGTTAGAGCAAATTCCCACAGCGGAAGAAGCTTCCCAGATTGCTGATCAGCTCTTGTCGCTGTTTTTATCCGGCACTGTTGATCGAGTCGAACTGGTATATACGAAGTTTGTTTCGTTGGTCAGCTCTCGTCCGGTCGTTCAAACTCTACTGCCCCTAGACCCTCAGGGATTAGAAGCTGAAGATGACGAAATCTTCCGCTTAATTACCCGCAGTGGTCGTATTGACGTCACTCGTGAGAAGGTTGCTGTCGGCGATCGCGCTTTGCCAAAAGATATGCTGTTTGAGCAAGATCCTGTGCAGATTCTGGATGCTTTGCTACCGCTGTACTTTAGCAATCAGATTTTGCGGGCACTGCAAGAAGCGGCAGCGAGCGAGTTGGCAGCTCGGATGACAGCGATGAACAATGCCAGTGATAATGCCAGCCAATTGGTGAAATCTTTGACGTTGGACTACAACAAGGCTCGTCAGGCCGCAATTACCCAGGAAATCCTGGAAATTGTGGGTGGTGCCGAAGCCTT is from Leptolyngbya iicbica LK and encodes:
- the apcA gene encoding allophycocyanin subunit alpha; this encodes MSIVTKSIVNADAEARYLSPGELDRIKSFVTSGEKRLRIAQVLTESRERIVKQAGDQLFQKRPDVVSPGGNAYGEEMTATCLRDMDYYLRLITYGVVAGDVTPIEEIGLVGVREMYNSLGTPIPAVAESVRCMKAVASGLLSSEDAAEASAYFDYVVGAMQ
- a CDS encoding phycobilisome rod-core linker polypeptide, yielding MTLKASGGSVVARPQLYQTLPVATISQAEQQDRYMSKGELQELVSFFNSGGKRIAIAEALTRYSELIVSQAANRIFTGGSPLSYLERPPENDAPQMTMGGEVMDAAAATKLGTATYVDDDGGGIFEGLRSIFSVGTPTGPIPPGFRPINVSRYGPSNMQKSLRDMSWFLRYLSYAIVAGDPNIISVNVRGLREIIENACSTAATIVAIQTMRFAALRYFRSDEEASEIVSQYFDVLLSEFKAPTPSNKLRQRPSNDQQGLELPQIYFNAAERRPKFAMKPGLSILEKQAVVKAAYRQVFERDITRAYSLNLSDLESKVKNGEISMKEFIRRLCKSPLYRKNFFEPYINSRALELAFRHILGRAPSSREEVQEYFSVVSKGGLAALVDALVDSREYADYFGEETVPYLRGLGQEAQECRNWGPQFDLFNYSAPFRKVPQFITLFAAYDQPLPDQHVYGSGNDPLEIQFGAIFPKETRNPDATPAFFNKDTRRILIRRGAGIDNQLSNPAARPKAPGSLGPKVFKLDQVPATGNTQASVRFSESSTQAVINAAYRQVFGRDLYDGQRLKTAEIKLENGEITIREFIRSLAKSEVFRKMYWSSLYVMKAVEYIHRRLLGRPTYGRQETNKYFDICAKKGFYALVDAIIDSQEYNDAFGEDTIPYERYLTPAGLSMRTMRATTMADRGMAQNMPESTPRFVELGQVNSDRSQPDLQMRVAQGVSRQRQETKIFKLTNLADKPALKVIVQAAYRQIFERDVAPYVVQNEFTALESKLSNGEINLKEFIEGLGCSQLYLREFYAPYPNTKVIELGTKHFLGRAPVDQSEIRKYNQILATQGLRGFIQEMLSSPEYAECFGEDTVPYRRFPTLPAANFPNTERLYNQLTKQNKELVVPSFEPV
- a CDS encoding ATP synthase subunit I, with protein sequence MSYVQIPSNSEISDAAETETLNIDSSGEDSMDSFYRLQAQLLRITIAFSAIVFVATCFTYSLHIGLNYLLGSCTGMVYLRMLSKNVEAIGRSSTRISSSRLALVAAMILVASQWNQLEVMPVFLGFLTYKAALIGYTIWAVVPGEK
- the atpB gene encoding F0F1 ATP synthase subunit A, which encodes MTTPLLLAELEVGEHFYWKVAGLSIHGQVFITSWFVIALLLLFSVLATRKIERIPSGLQNFMEYALEYIRDLAKGQIGEKEYRPWVPFVGTLFLFIFVSNWSGALVPWKLIHLPGGELAAPTNDINTTVALALLTSLAYFYAGFRKRGLGYFARYIEPTPILLPINILEDFTKPLSLSFRLFGNILADELVVAVLVLLVPLFVPLPVMVLGLFTSAIQALIFATLAAVYIGEAMEGHGEEEHG
- the atpE gene encoding ATP synthase F0 subunit C translates to MEPIVAVASVIAAALAVGLAAIGPGIGQGTAAGQAVEGIARQPEAEGKIRGTLLLSLAFMEALTIYGLVVALVLLFANPFS
- a CDS encoding F0F1 ATP synthase subunit B', whose translation is MSWTLLLAVEEGGGLFDINATLPLMAIQFLVLAVVLNKVFYKPLGDAIDSRDGYVNSSIVDAKEKLAKAETIAQQYEQELAESRRQAQAIIAEAQIEAEKVASQQIAAAQQEAQARKEQVQKEIDAEKASAFEVLEGQVAALTKQMLDKLLSAA
- a CDS encoding F0F1 ATP synthase subunit B → MDSLSLLATEGSGFGLNFDLLETNLINLAIIWGVLFYFGSKFLGGTLSTRRATIEEAIRDAERRQQEAKQALSNQQANLEQAQSKAKEIVATARENATKVSEDILAQAKAEVEKMQAAADQDVTFQQEKVMRELRQRIAEIALERAEEELPSRLTPDLQTALVDKSIALLGD
- the atpH gene encoding ATP synthase F1 subunit delta, with the translated sequence MSATTISLEIADPYAQALMALAQDQNLEDQFGESAQEILDLLSASEELDRFLSNPLVAEESKKGVLEQISTDLNPLFKNFLKLLVDKGRIGFIAPILKRYQELLRQLRRTVLAEVTAAVELSEAQQDQIRQKVVAMTDAQHVDLAVTIDPTLLGGVIIKVGSQVVDASLRGQLRRLSMQLI
- the atpA gene encoding F0F1 ATP synthase subunit alpha translates to MVAIRPDEISNIIKQQIEQYDQSVQVSNVGTVLQVGDGIARIYGLEKAMAGELLEFQDGTVGIALNLEEDNVGAVLMGAGYGIQEGSPVTATGKINSIPVGEALVGRVVDALARPIDGKGDIQTDETRLTESMAPGIIARKSVCEPMQTGITAIDAMIPIGRGQRELIIGDRQTGKTAVAIDTILNQKGEDVICVYVAVGQKAASVAQVVNTLQERGAMDYTIVVAANASDPAPLQYLAPYTGATLAEYFMYKGKHTLVIYDDLSKQAQAYRQMSLLLRRPPGREAYPGDVFYLHSRLLERAAKLSDELGGGSMTALPIIETQAGDVSAYIPTNVISITDGQIFLSSDLFNSGLRPAINAGISVSRVGGAAQIKAMKKVAGKLKLELAQFDELQAFSQFASDLDKATQDQLARGVRLRELLKQPQNSPLPVEEQIAIIYAGINGLLDDIPVDKITEFSKQLRDYLKTSKPRYAEIVKTEKKLTDELLEILKGAIEETKQAFMTAA
- a CDS encoding F0F1 ATP synthase subunit gamma, which produces MANLKAIRDRIKSVKNTRKITEAMRLVATAKVRRAQEQVIATRPFADRLAQVLHGLQTRLKFEDVDLPLLQERPVEKVALLVISGDRGLCGGYNGNVIRRAEKRAQELTGSNIEYTYILVGRKAVQYFNRREQPIDSKFTELEQIPTAEEASQIADQLLSLFLSGTVDRVELVYTKFVSLVSSRPVVQTLLPLDPQGLEAEDDEIFRLITRSGRIDVTREKVAVGDRALPKDMLFEQDPVQILDALLPLYFSNQILRALQEAAASELAARMTAMNNASDNASQLVKSLTLDYNKARQAAITQEILEIVGGAEALG